The proteins below are encoded in one region of Aeromonas jandaei:
- a CDS encoding ABC transporter permease has protein sequence MSQVRIPAWVSVGVVSAVNILLAFLVSAILFYYLEINPVDAAKIMWYGAFGTGEGFGFTLYYATGFIFTGLSVAVAFHAGLFNIGGEGQAYIGGLGVGLVCLTLGDVLPFSLLLPLSIVAGGLFGAAWAFIPAWLQAKRGSHIVITTIMFNFIAASLMAYLLVEVFKPPGSMATESRVFAEASWLPKMTGLASLFGVEMPNSPLNISFFWALICAALVWVFIWHTRWGYEIRSVGASQSASAYAGISYPKVVILAMVISGMLSGFFALNVLQGELHQIKLNFVEGFGFTGIAVALMGRNHPVGVIIASLLFGFLYQGGAELSFEFGVDRNIVVVLQGLVILFCGALEHMMRPRIEQLYLAFANRSAQVKGA, from the coding sequence ATGAGCCAAGTACGTATTCCTGCCTGGGTCTCCGTGGGCGTCGTGTCTGCGGTCAACATCCTGCTGGCCTTCCTGGTGTCGGCCATCCTGTTCTACTACCTCGAGATCAACCCGGTCGATGCCGCCAAGATTATGTGGTACGGCGCGTTCGGCACCGGTGAAGGGTTTGGCTTCACCCTCTACTACGCAACCGGCTTTATCTTCACCGGTCTGTCGGTAGCGGTCGCCTTCCACGCCGGTCTGTTCAACATCGGTGGTGAAGGTCAGGCTTATATCGGTGGTCTGGGGGTGGGGCTGGTCTGTCTGACCCTCGGCGATGTGCTGCCGTTCTCCCTGCTGTTGCCGCTCTCCATCGTTGCCGGTGGTCTGTTCGGCGCGGCCTGGGCCTTTATTCCGGCCTGGCTGCAAGCCAAGCGCGGCAGCCACATCGTTATCACCACCATCATGTTCAACTTCATCGCCGCCTCGCTGATGGCCTATCTGCTGGTGGAGGTGTTCAAGCCGCCCGGTTCGATGGCGACCGAGAGCCGGGTGTTTGCCGAAGCGAGCTGGCTGCCCAAGATGACCGGGCTGGCGAGCCTGTTTGGCGTCGAGATGCCGAACAGCCCGCTCAACATCAGCTTCTTCTGGGCGCTGATCTGTGCGGCGCTGGTGTGGGTCTTTATCTGGCATACCCGCTGGGGCTACGAGATCCGCTCGGTCGGCGCCAGCCAGAGTGCCTCCGCCTACGCCGGTATCTCCTATCCCAAGGTGGTGATCCTGGCCATGGTCATCTCCGGCATGCTGTCGGGCTTCTTCGCCCTCAACGTGCTGCAGGGTGAGCTGCACCAGATCAAGCTCAACTTCGTGGAAGGGTTCGGCTTCACCGGTATCGCGGTGGCGCTGATGGGGCGCAACCACCCGGTCGGCGTCATCATCGCCAGCCTGCTGTTCGGTTTCCTCTATCAGGGGGGCGCCGAGCTCAGCTTCGAGTTCGGTGTCGACCGCAACATCGTCGTGGTGTTGCAGGGTCTGGTGATCCTGTTCTGTGGCGCCCTTGAGCACATGATGCGTCCGCGCATCGAGCAGCTCTATCTGGCGTTTGCCAACCGCTCTGCGCAAGTCAAGGGGGCCTGA
- a CDS encoding ABC transporter permease — protein sequence MFEILILMLDATIRTAPPLILAAMAGMFCERSGVVNIALEGKLLAAAFASGAAAAVSGSAWVGLGAGIAISVLFALMHGFATITHRGDQVVSGMAINILAAGLTVTLGRYWFDQGGQTPALSGDARFAPIDFPYAKELYDVPVIGQLYSELLSGHSLLEYVAFACVPLAWWVMFRTRFGLRLRAVGEAPAAVDTAGISVVRMRYTALIIGGLLAGIGGTYLAVAQTAQFIPNMSAGKGFMALAALVFGKWRPWNAMAACLLFGFLDAVAIRLQGVTIGDFPIPVQAIEALPYILTVFLLAGFIGRAVAPKALGTPYVKERE from the coding sequence ATGTTTGAAATTCTGATCCTGATGCTGGATGCCACCATCCGTACCGCGCCGCCCCTCATTCTGGCCGCCATGGCCGGCATGTTCTGCGAGCGCTCCGGGGTGGTCAACATTGCGCTGGAAGGCAAACTGCTGGCGGCGGCGTTCGCCAGTGGTGCGGCGGCGGCGGTCTCCGGTTCTGCCTGGGTGGGTCTGGGTGCCGGGATTGCCATCTCGGTGCTGTTTGCCCTGATGCACGGCTTTGCCACCATCACCCACCGCGGTGATCAGGTGGTGAGCGGGATGGCCATCAACATTCTGGCGGCCGGTCTGACCGTGACGCTGGGCCGTTACTGGTTCGATCAGGGTGGCCAGACGCCGGCGCTCTCCGGCGATGCCCGCTTTGCTCCCATCGACTTCCCCTATGCCAAGGAGCTCTACGATGTGCCGGTGATTGGCCAGCTCTACAGCGAGCTTTTGAGCGGCCACTCCCTGCTGGAGTACGTGGCGTTCGCCTGCGTTCCGCTGGCCTGGTGGGTGATGTTCCGTACCCGCTTCGGTCTGCGGCTGCGGGCGGTGGGTGAGGCGCCGGCTGCGGTCGATACCGCCGGTATCTCGGTGGTGCGGATGCGCTACACCGCGCTCATCATCGGCGGCCTGCTGGCCGGTATCGGTGGCACCTATCTGGCGGTAGCCCAGACGGCCCAGTTCATCCCCAACATGAGTGCGGGCAAGGGCTTTATGGCGCTGGCGGCGCTGGTGTTCGGCAAGTGGCGCCCCTGGAATGCCATGGCAGCCTGCCTGCTGTTCGGCTTCCTCGATGCGGTCGCCATCCGTTTGCAAGGGGTGACCATCGGCGACTTCCCGATCCCGGTACAGGCCATCGAGGCGCTGCCCTACATCCTGACCGTGTTCCTGCTGGCCGGCTTTATCGGCCGCGCCGTAGCGCCGAAGGCACTTGGTACACCCTATGTGAAGGAGCGGGAGTAG